The following DNA comes from Candidatus Hydrogenedentota bacterium.
GGGGTATGTGGATGCGCCGGAGCATTGGCGATATTCGTCGGCACGCAACTACATTCTGGAGGATCACTCGGTTCTTGAGGTGGACAGGGTCGAGGAGAGGTGAGGGGTGCCGAAGCGGAGCTTCGGGGGAAAAACGCGTTCCCAAGTGCAACTTGGGAACGAGCCTTGGGGGCGCGACTTGGGAACGAGCCTTGGGATGCAACTTCGGGTCGAGCCTGATGAATGGACCAGAGGCACAAGCCTCCCCCGAACGGGGGCCCGGTCTTCGGCCTTGCCGGACGCCGGGAGCGCCGTCCGCCCTCGCGCGGACGGGCCCACGCGGGTTTCGAGGGAGACTACGGGCTCGTTCCCGCGCCCGGCGGGACAAATACAGAACAAGCCGGAGCGAACTGGCAGGCCAAAACCGAAGGCCGGCCCCGGCCATGTGCCTTGAGCGCTGTCTCAGCTACTGCGCCGGGGGCTTGGGCGCTTCCGGGGCTGTTTCGGGTGCGGCGGCTTCGGGCTTGGCTTCCTCCGTTGGTTCGGGGACGAGCGTTGCGTGGTGGATAATGTCGAGGCGCGGGAAATTCGCCTTGAGGTAGGCCGCGCCTTCGGTGCGGATGCGTCCCTGGTCGGGCCGCAGCTCGTATTCGGCGTTGATGGCCGTGACGACGTCCATGCCTTTGACGACCTTGCCGAAGGGGGCGAAGCCCATGCCGTCGAGCTGGTCGTTCTTGCCCAGGTTGATGAATACCTGCGTCGTGCGCGTGTTTTCGCCGCGCGACGCAAAACTCACCGTGCCAACGGCGTTGGTTTCGAGCACGGGGTCGTCGGGGATTTCCGAGCCGACCCACTGCGCGCCGACGCGCGGGTCCGCGGGCATGCCGAACTGGACCACGAACCCCGGCACGACACGGAAGAATGCCGCGCCATCGTAGAACTGCTTGCGGACGAGGTCGTAGAACCGCTGTGCGCCGAGAGGCGCCCACTTCTTGCGGCACTCGATGACAAACGTGCCATTGCTGCATTCGAACTGTACTTGAAACACTTCGGGCGCCTCCGCAGGCCAGGTTTGAGCCGGGCTGCTGTCCGCGGCGGTGGTTTCCGGCGCGGGCGTGGCCTGTTCGCCTGCGGCTTCCGCCAAACGCTGTTCCGCCACCGCCTGTTGCTGGAGCTGGGCATAGGTCAGCCGCGACGGTCTGAACACATAGTTGAACCAAGCGACGCCGACGAGCACCGCCAGCGCCACGATAACCGGAACCACTTTCTTCATCATTTTAATGCACTCCCGGACTTCGCACGCCCATGCCCCATACGCAAGGGGCAATCGGAGGCGTGCTGTTTGCACGGAACCCGACGCGGAAGGGGAAAAGAGCCCCGGAACCGCTGGCTTGTATCCGGGCCGGTGCATCCTCGCCCAGCCCGGACACGAATCACGCTTGTTCCAGAATGATCAGGAAGTCGTTATAGCTCTTGCCGTCGTTAGGGGTAACGGAAACAACCCGCCACCCTTCCTTCAGCAGTTTGTCCAATTCTTCTTTTCCGGAACCGTTGGATTGAATAATCACCGATGTCTGCATATC
Coding sequences within:
- a CDS encoding peptidylprolyl isomerase, encoding MMKKVVPVIVALAVLVGVAWFNYVFRPSRLTYAQLQQQAVAEQRLAEAAGEQATPAPETTAADSSPAQTWPAEAPEVFQVQFECSNGTFVIECRKKWAPLGAQRFYDLVRKQFYDGAAFFRVVPGFVVQFGMPADPRVGAQWVGSEIPDDPVLETNAVGTVSFASRGENTRTTQVFINLGKNDQLDGMGFAPFGKVVKGMDVVTAINAEYELRPDQGRIRTEGAAYLKANFPRLDIIHHATLVPEPTEEAKPEAAAPETAPEAPKPPAQ